In Crassostrea angulata isolate pt1a10 chromosome 6, ASM2561291v2, whole genome shotgun sequence, a genomic segment contains:
- the LOC128188942 gene encoding GTP-binding protein RAD-like — MTKEKEQDEIIPSPSYLDSCVKTSFDFPDYPLTTSKVFRTGRPSISAPHSRSCSMRKVNRDKNALLIDRKRRNSLPMDLADLACPYISSDIQSTCESSQDTFQRVRSFKMTSKGLVNHGDSLRNKSKSKTFSRSSSLKDNRRQRISSDTSDDTCSSVSSCSGGYYRVVILGSPSVGKTALMNQFMTSEYTGGLDLGTEEDSDTMSVSVLLDGEESSLEFLDVHAQDSVGGGFFDAFVFVYSVDDVASFESVEETMYHLRHDLGSDRPFILVANKIDLVRNRKVSPEEGKKVAHQHDAKYIETSVTLHHHIDELLVGILRQIRIKLNVIYPEVTQSKNSKKGPRGLLKRIFRLSRKNEELVENVFE; from the exons atgacaaaagaaaaagaacaggACGAAATTATACCATCTCCGTCTTATTTAGATTCGTGTGTAAAGACATCATTTGATTTCCCGGATTATCCCctcacaacttcaaaagtattCCGCACGGGACGACCATCCATCTCCGCCCCGCACTCTCGTTCTTGCTCCATGAGGAAGGTTAATCGTGACAAAAATGCGCTTCTCATTGACAGAAAAAGACGCAACAGTCTTCCTATGGACCTCGCAGACCTTGCATGCCCATATATTTCATCAGACATTCAGTCCACATGTGAAAGTTCTCAAGACACTTTTCAACGTGTGAGGTCCTTCAAAATGACATCCAAAGGGCTCGTTAACCACGGTGACTCCCTCAGAAACAAGAGCAAATCTAAGACTTTCTCGCGAAGTAGTTCTCTAAAAGACAACAGACGACAGCGGATATCCAGTGATACCTCGGACGATACCTGTAGCTCGGTGTCCAGTTGTTCCGGGGGTTACTATCGTGTCGTCATCCTAGGGAGCCCCAGTGTGGGCAAAACGGCCCTCATGAACCAGTTTATGACGTCAGAGTACACGGGAGGACTAGATCTGGGAACAG AGGAAGATAGCGACACCATGAGTGTTTCGGTTCTTTTGGATGGCGAGGAATCTTCTCTAGAATTTCTGGATGTTCATGCCCAG GACAGTGTCGGGGGAGGTTTCTTCGATGCCTTTGTCTTCGTGTACTCTGTGGATGACGTGGCCTCGTTTGAGTCTGTGGAAGAAACCATGTACCACTTAAGACATGACCTGGGATCTGACCGTCCCTTCATACTGGTTGCCAACAAAATCGACCTTGTGCGAAACCGAAAAGTCAGCCCTGAAG AAGGTAAAAAGGTCGCCCATCAACACGATGCAAAATACATAGAGACCTCGGTGACTCTGCACCACCATATTGACGAGTTGTTGGTGGGAATATTACGTCAGATCCGGATTAAATTAAACGTCATTTACCCGGAAGTTACGCAGTCAAAGAACAGCAAAAAAGGACCAAGAGGGCTTTTGAAAAGGATATTCAGACTGAGCAGGAAAAACGAAGAACTTGTAGAAAATGTCTTTGAATAA
- the LOC128188921 gene encoding GTP-binding protein RAD-like produces the protein MTKKNPTIDVDVDATLEEAKSVLSTQSNLMESTIFSESKKNFLKVFRCSRTSVSAPQSRSSSIRKIRADDNDQTRERRRNSLPLDCCKTNTLPFSGVGSHKRAWSRENFQRVRSFKLTSKGLVNHGDSFRNRERNKLSTSSGSFKRNKRQRLPSETSIDTDSSGSYTNEYYRIAILGAHSVGKTALMNQFSTSEYIGGQDATDNSVSMNVSVLLDGEESSLEFWDARVHEDVGESFFDAFIFVFSVDDVETFERAEEAMHRLRHDLGSDRPIVLVANKIDLVRNRKVTSEEAKQVANQHDAKYVETSVTLHHHVDELLVGIIRQIRKQLNVTFPDISPLFNKKQKYTKGPRNFLKRILRLNKKNKEPVENVIEY, from the exons ATGACGAAGAAAAACCCGACCATTGATGTAGATGTAGATGCCACGCTTGAGGAGGCGAAATCCGTTTTATCCACTCAGTCAAACTTAATGGAATCAACCATATTTTCAGAAAGTAAGAAGAATTTCTTGAAAGTTTTCCGATGCTCCCGTACCTCTGTGTCAGCCCCTCAGTCCCGGTCGAGCTCCATCAGGAAAATCAGAGCAGACGACAACGATCAGACGCGGGAAAGGAGGAGAAATAGTTTACCGCTCGATTGCTGCAAAACAAACACGTTACCATTTTCTGGTGTGGGTAGCCATAAACGTGCTTGGTCCCGAGAAAATTTCCAACGGGTGAGATCTTTTAAACTGACCTCCAAAGGACTTGTAAATCATGGTGATTCTTTTAGAAACAGAGAAAGAAACAAGCTATCTACGTCGAGTGGATCTTTTAAAAGGAACAAACGACAGCGGCTTCCCAGTGAAACTTCCATTGATACGGACAGTAGCGGGAGCTATACTAACGAGTACTACAGAATAGCGATCCTCGGCGCCCACAGTGTGGGCAAAACGGCGCTCATGAACCAGTTCAGTACATCAGAATACATTGGCGGACAAGATGCCACCG ATAACAGCGTCTCCATGAATGTGTCGGTGTTGCTTGATGGTGAGGAATCGTCGCTAGAATTCTGGGACGCACGTGTACACGAG GATGTTGGTGAAAGTTTCTTTGACGctttcatttttgtgttttccgTGGATGACGTAGAGACGTTTGAGAGGGCTGAGGAAGCCATGCACAGACTGAGGCATGATTTAGGGTCCGATCGACCGATAGTTCTTGTTGCCAACAAAATTGATCTCGTACGCAACCGGAAGGTCACATCGGAAG AAGCGAAGCAAGTCGCCAATCAACATGATGCAAAATATGTCGAGACTTCCGTAACGTTACATCATCATGTCGACGAACTCTTGGTCGGAATCATTCGCCAAATCCGGAAGCAGTTGAACGTCACATTTCCGGATATTTCGCCACTTTTtaataagaaacaaaaatatacaaaaggACCAAGAAACtttcttaaaagaattttaagaCTGAACAAGAAAAACAAGGAACCCGTGGAAAACGTGATTGAATACTGA
- the LOC128186570 gene encoding uncharacterized protein LOC128186570, whose translation MGIFQSCLRKNNKVSVAPCMDEEDAAYEQIQKVNMEQAYEETRMKTIADMFCVTSAKDCRDDDGGHHGVINSSEEKADPQNSFKSSVPKLPRIDEHIWRIRILDDDAVYQKWKERVHNNLKEKGLWKEDKLSPLRQRQRERRLTMEAK comes from the exons ATGGGTATATTTCAAAGTTGTTTGCGAAAGAATAACAAAGTCAGCGTTGCCCCGTGTATGGACGAGGAGGACGCGGCCTACGAACAGATACAGAAAGTCAACATGGAACAGGCATATGAGGAAACTCGGATGAAAACCATCGCAGACATGTTCTGTGTTACATCTGCCAAAGACTGTAGAGATGATGATGGCGGTCATCATGGCGTTATTAATTCCAGTGAGGAGAAGGCAGATCCTCagaatagctttaaatccagtgttCCAAAGCTACCCCGGATTGACGAACATATTTGGCGAATCAGGATTTTGGACGACGATGCTGTATATCAAAAATGGAAAG aaAGGGTTCACAACAATCTCAAAGAGAAGGGTCTGTGGAAAGAAGATAAATTGTCTCCCTTAAGACAGAGACAACGGGAAAGAAGACTGACCATGGAGGCAAAGTGA